The proteins below are encoded in one region of Peptococcaceae bacterium:
- the mltG gene encoding endolytic transglycosylase MltG, whose product MNIPVLKKQALNRGLLTFILLLLVILAGFGTVLYGQLGPARPGTGQEEIFIIKPGATPLEIASDLEKQGLIKSSRAFLLYSRLAGKIDRFKAGQYLLSPSYNTPKIVDIIEKGKVATITFTIPEGYTLRQIADVLVKQGIATEEEFWNAAKQGHYDYPFLKDLPKTERRLEGYLFPDTYLIPKGMKVDKVIDLMLRRFDQVYKKLPNNKTGLTTHEVVTLASIVEGEAVLDKERPLIASVFLNRLKIGMKLDSDATIQYSLDKHTERVLYKDLEIDSPYNTYRHKGLPPGPIGSPGEASLRAVLEPAETKYRYFVAKKDGSGEHVFAVSLAEHAENKKKLGY is encoded by the coding sequence ATGAATATACCCGTGTTGAAAAAGCAAGCTTTAAACCGGGGACTTCTAACTTTTATTCTGTTATTGCTGGTTATCCTGGCCGGCTTTGGAACCGTCCTCTACGGCCAGCTTGGTCCTGCCCGGCCGGGAACGGGCCAGGAAGAAATATTTATCATAAAACCAGGCGCGACACCTCTCGAAATAGCATCCGACCTGGAAAAACAGGGCTTGATTAAAAGTTCAAGGGCCTTCCTTCTTTATTCCCGCCTGGCAGGTAAGATTGACAGGTTTAAGGCGGGGCAATACTTGCTAAGTCCTTCGTATAACACGCCGAAAATCGTTGATATTATCGAGAAAGGAAAAGTGGCGACTATTACCTTTACTATTCCGGAAGGGTATACCCTCCGCCAGATTGCGGATGTGCTGGTCAAACAGGGCATAGCCACGGAGGAAGAGTTCTGGAATGCGGCAAAACAGGGGCACTATGATTATCCTTTTCTTAAAGACCTGCCTAAAACGGAACGGCGCCTGGAAGGGTATCTTTTCCCCGATACATACCTGATCCCCAAGGGAATGAAGGTGGACAAGGTGATTGACCTGATGTTGAGGCGGTTCGACCAGGTTTATAAGAAGCTGCCGAATAATAAAACCGGTTTGACCACGCACGAAGTGGTAACCCTCGCTTCGATTGTGGAAGGCGAGGCTGTTTTGGATAAAGAACGTCCCCTGATAGCGTCGGTCTTTTTAAACCGCCTCAAAATAGGCATGAAGCTTGATTCGGATGCCACCATCCAGTATTCGCTGGATAAACATACAGAAAGGGTTTTGTACAAAGATCTGGAGATAGATTCGCCGTATAACACATATCGCCATAAAGGACTGCCGCCCGGACCCATTGGCAGTCCCGGCGAAGCCTCTTTGCGCGCCGTCTTGGAACCCGCTGAAACAAAGTACCGTTATTTTGTCGCCAAGAAGGACGGCAGTGGGGAGCATGTTTTCGCTGTGAGCCTTGCTGAGCACGCGGAAAACAAAAAGAAGCTGGGGTATTGA
- a CDS encoding VanW family protein, which yields MGTQTKRSLGVLLTLFLLAGISPPLCADEGRVIPGVFFNGCPLGGKEREEVLAVVEEVNERMAGCPVIMELPGGEKIETTYREMGLGIDAEKVWQEAFFLGRSGKWWNDIWTRWQTGRKGTQVPLVLQLDREKALETLNRLTAPWFRAPREASLVIKPDDKVEITPHEYGRDVDKEAALLALEEKIKANPGAAIYVALKFSEIRPAKLQSDLEAYGITGLVSKHSTQFNTARLNRTHNIQLAAKALDYCFVFPGQVFSFNEVVGPRTKESGYDEADIILQNELVPDIGGGVCQVSTTLYNAVLKAELEIIERTPHSLIVPYVSPGLDATVVYGFRDFKFRNSGECCLVIKTEIYQGNLTVKIFGEAKTGRRVVLKSFKEKEIPPGTIYRDDPQVPQGQYILERAGEPGYVYRVERFVYDAQGSLLKKEFISRDYYPPVDRIIKTFSSSPSLSN from the coding sequence GTGGGAACACAGACCAAAAGATCGCTGGGCGTGCTTTTAACGCTCTTTTTATTGGCGGGAATTTCCCCGCCCTTATGTGCTGATGAGGGTCGGGTTATCCCCGGTGTTTTTTTCAACGGCTGCCCGCTCGGAGGCAAAGAAAGGGAAGAAGTGCTGGCCGTTGTTGAGGAAGTAAACGAACGGATGGCAGGCTGTCCCGTGATTATGGAACTGCCGGGTGGAGAAAAAATAGAAACCACTTACCGGGAGATGGGATTGGGCATTGACGCTGAAAAGGTTTGGCAGGAAGCCTTTTTTTTAGGCCGTTCGGGAAAATGGTGGAATGATATTTGGACAAGGTGGCAGACCGGACGAAAAGGGACCCAGGTCCCTCTTGTCCTGCAGTTAGACAGGGAAAAAGCCCTGGAAACCCTGAATCGCTTGACTGCTCCCTGGTTTAGGGCTCCCAGGGAAGCCAGCCTGGTTATAAAACCTGATGACAAGGTGGAGATTACGCCGCACGAGTATGGCCGGGACGTGGATAAAGAGGCTGCCCTGCTGGCGCTGGAAGAAAAGATAAAGGCCAATCCGGGGGCCGCAATTTATGTTGCGCTAAAATTTTCAGAAATAAGGCCGGCCAAATTGCAAAGCGACCTGGAGGCGTATGGGATAACGGGGTTGGTCAGCAAGCATTCCACTCAGTTCAACACTGCGCGGCTCAACAGGACCCACAATATACAGCTGGCGGCCAAAGCTCTTGATTATTGTTTCGTTTTTCCGGGCCAGGTTTTTTCGTTTAATGAGGTGGTTGGGCCTAGAACCAAAGAAAGCGGTTATGATGAGGCCGATATCATCCTGCAGAACGAGCTGGTTCCCGACATCGGCGGGGGAGTATGCCAGGTTTCCACTACACTGTACAATGCAGTTTTAAAGGCAGAACTGGAAATCATTGAACGCACTCCCCACTCCCTTATTGTGCCTTATGTGTCTCCTGGACTTGACGCCACCGTGGTTTACGGGTTCAGGGACTTTAAGTTCCGAAACAGCGGGGAGTGCTGCCTGGTCATTAAAACGGAAATATACCAGGGAAATCTGACGGTTAAAATATTTGGAGAGGCAAAGACCGGCCGCAGAGTCGTCCTGAAAAGCTTCAAGGAAAAGGAGATACCACCCGGTACTATCTATCGCGATGATCCCCAGGTTCCCCAAGGCCAGTATATACTTGAAAGGGCGGGTGAACCCGGCTATGTTTACAGGGTGGAGCGTTTTGTGTACGATGCTCAGGGCAGCCTGTTGAAAAAGGAATTCATTTCTCGCGATTATTACCCGCCTGTCGACAGGATCATCAAGACTTTTTCCAGTTCTCCTTCGCTGTCCAATTGA
- a CDS encoding DUF1292 domain-containing protein: MVDNEEKIVLVDEDGEEHEFVLIDVLEVDGAEYAILEPMELDVEESEAIILKVGKDENGEDILYDIEDDEEWEKVADRWQEMIEEDVEE, translated from the coding sequence ATGGTTGACAACGAGGAAAAGATCGTGCTAGTGGACGAAGACGGCGAGGAACACGAATTTGTTCTGATTGACGTTCTTGAAGTAGACGGCGCGGAGTACGCCATTCTGGAGCCAATGGAACTGGATGTGGAAGAATCGGAAGCTATAATTCTCAAGGTAGGCAAGGATGAAAACGGGGAAGATATACTCTACGATATTGAAGATGACGAAGAGTGGGAAAAAGTTGCCGACAGGTGGCAGGAAATGATCGAGGAGGATGTAGAAGAATAA
- a CDS encoding ATP-binding protein: MSCILAFFIHSFLWNSNPNVWHTVLEITCLVISLGNFFIVWFTCEAGERINRLVGFGFLAAAVFEALHSYYYVGLKLYPEGMPELSIWYGMLGVYTQVFTLVLWLSNVRTGMNKWVCLALTLCCSFGVSYLAYANYYHLPALLDQNGSTLFQKGADYTIIAVGLFILAVLKNNLKGKAAITGNYFFKAVLLLLVYSFCLAAFGPASPFCIVLGHILSISAHVCLLQGIALSAVVFPYKTIEAERDALAGSLEGIPGGILAFDKRLRNNYANKRALELLGCRREDVRGRTIGEIMKMSGERPGRCFELKRDIYHLENGFLVLFDDPKKELELNNLGSQAQTILNSINNTVLVLDSNQDIVMCNKALAETVRMEIHEILGLNVNEFYRIAAITKRDYTGPGERGQAANSVKLTVFTPDGGKKEMLASETPIYNQDHELTGTIIVGTDVTLLRIEQQKLQQKERLVILGQMAAGIVHEIKNPLTVIKGFSQIIKLITGDNRIMEYIKQIDNETERINKVVTDFLRFARPRPPAFQRLAANELIDSVTMLIESNTFVRGIETVIERGQGDLTVLADADQLKQVLLNIAQNGIDAMTGVERPRLKITSGFNNDTGEVYIAIANNGKPLTPEEKMRMGTPFYSTKEKGTGLGLSICYQIIKEHNGRIDIESEAGHDTVFTVSLPHYGEASHGEKNLAAM, encoded by the coding sequence GTGAGTTGTATTCTCGCCTTTTTCATCCACTCTTTTTTGTGGAACAGCAACCCAAATGTATGGCATACGGTTTTGGAAATCACATGCCTGGTTATTTCACTGGGGAACTTTTTTATTGTTTGGTTTACCTGTGAAGCCGGTGAGCGCATTAACAGGCTGGTGGGTTTCGGTTTCCTGGCGGCAGCCGTTTTTGAAGCGTTGCACTCTTATTATTATGTAGGTCTTAAACTGTACCCGGAGGGTATGCCTGAACTTTCAATTTGGTACGGGATGCTGGGCGTCTATACACAAGTGTTTACGCTGGTCTTATGGCTGTCTAATGTAAGAACAGGGATGAACAAATGGGTATGCCTTGCCTTGACCCTTTGCTGTTCTTTTGGAGTTTCCTATTTAGCCTATGCAAATTATTACCATTTGCCTGCGCTGCTGGATCAGAACGGGAGCACGCTTTTCCAAAAGGGCGCCGATTACACCATAATAGCCGTTGGCCTCTTTATTCTAGCGGTTTTGAAAAATAATCTAAAAGGCAAAGCGGCAATCACCGGCAACTATTTTTTTAAGGCTGTGCTGCTGTTACTGGTTTACAGCTTTTGTTTGGCCGCTTTTGGACCAGCGTCGCCGTTTTGCATAGTCCTGGGACACATATTAAGCATCTCCGCCCATGTTTGTTTGCTGCAGGGAATCGCTCTGAGCGCAGTCGTTTTTCCGTACAAGACAATTGAAGCCGAACGGGACGCGTTGGCCGGGAGTTTGGAGGGCATTCCCGGGGGCATCCTCGCTTTTGATAAAAGACTAAGGAATAATTATGCGAACAAACGCGCGCTTGAGCTGCTGGGATGCCGAAGGGAAGATGTCCGGGGCCGCACCATCGGCGAAATCATGAAGATGTCTGGGGAACGGCCCGGCCGCTGCTTTGAACTGAAAAGAGACATCTATCACCTGGAAAACGGTTTTCTTGTGCTTTTCGACGACCCGAAGAAGGAATTGGAACTGAATAACCTGGGAAGCCAGGCCCAGACCATTTTGAACTCCATCAACAATACCGTGCTGGTTCTTGACAGCAACCAGGACATTGTCATGTGCAACAAAGCCCTGGCGGAAACGGTGAGAATGGAGATCCACGAGATTTTGGGGCTGAATGTCAACGAGTTTTACCGGATAGCCGCTATTACAAAAAGGGATTACACCGGTCCGGGGGAACGGGGCCAGGCTGCAAATTCCGTGAAACTTACTGTTTTTACACCGGATGGCGGAAAGAAAGAGATGCTGGCAAGCGAAACGCCTATTTACAACCAGGACCATGAATTGACTGGGACAATCATTGTAGGTACCGATGTCACTCTTTTGAGAATCGAACAGCAAAAACTGCAGCAAAAAGAAAGACTGGTTATCCTGGGACAAATGGCTGCCGGGATTGTGCATGAAATAAAGAATCCGCTTACCGTAATCAAAGGATTCAGCCAGATAATCAAGCTGATCACCGGGGATAATAGAATAATGGAATATATAAAACAGATCGACAATGAAACGGAACGCATCAACAAGGTGGTCACCGATTTTTTAAGGTTTGCCAGGCCTCGCCCGCCGGCTTTTCAGAGGTTGGCGGCGAATGAACTCATCGATTCCGTAACGATGCTGATTGAGTCCAACACGTTTGTGCGGGGTATTGAGACCGTGATCGAGCGAGGCCAAGGAGATCTTACTGTCCTGGCTGACGCCGACCAGCTTAAACAGGTCTTGTTGAATATCGCGCAAAACGGTATTGACGCCATGACCGGCGTGGAGCGGCCCCGCTTGAAAATAACCTCCGGCTTTAATAATGACACGGGCGAGGTATATATAGCCATTGCCAATAACGGCAAGCCGCTTACGCCGGAGGAAAAGATGAGGATGGGCACACCGTTTTACAGCACAAAGGAAAAAGGAACAGGTTTGGGCTTAAGCATCTGCTACCAGATCATCAAGGAACACAACGGCAGGATTGATATAGAAAGCGAAGCGGGGCATGATACGGTCTTCACGGTTTCTTTGCCCCATTACGGTGAAGCGTCGCATGGGGAGAAGAACCTGGCGGCCATGTGA
- the ruvX gene encoding Holliday junction resolvase RuvX — translation MRILGLDVGDKRIGVAVSDGLGLTAQGLTTIVRSDIKKDIERLAAIIREHSIEKIIVGLPRNMNGTYGPQAEKTKEFVKLLRKEIPLEVVFWDERLTTALARRTLLEGDVSRKKRREVIDRMAAVVILQGFLDRGGSKG, via the coding sequence ATGCGCATACTTGGACTGGATGTGGGCGATAAAAGAATCGGTGTGGCAGTAAGCGATGGACTTGGGCTGACGGCCCAGGGGCTTACTACTATCGTCAGGAGCGATATAAAAAAGGATATAGAACGGCTTGCCGCGATTATCAGAGAACACTCCATCGAGAAAATCATAGTAGGACTGCCTCGCAACATGAACGGAACATATGGGCCGCAGGCTGAAAAAACAAAGGAATTTGTCAAGCTTTTAAGGAAGGAGATTCCCCTGGAGGTTGTTTTCTGGGACGAGCGGCTGACCACCGCTTTGGCCAGGCGCACCCTGCTGGAAGGCGACGTTTCGCGAAAAAAGAGGAGGGAGGTTATTGACAGGATGGCTGCGGTCGTGATTCTCCAGGGATTCCTTGACCGCGGCGGGAGTAAAGGGTAA